From a region of the Zingiber officinale cultivar Zhangliang chromosome 10B, Zo_v1.1, whole genome shotgun sequence genome:
- the LOC122030264 gene encoding growth-regulating factor 4-like: MMMGEGSGRPFTVTQLQELELQSLIFKCLASGTALPPDLTLGLGRSFLLPFLPHSSSVDAEPGRCRRTDGKKWRCSKAVHPNSKYCDRHMHRGKNRSRKPLELLSSSTVLHTHSFLLPCSSSPFHKCSDFKEFVNGYPSFGGQVEKLEVSSAEEARQRYGHRQVVHAHSGICLAEEDKEKERLEFGAHFEVANLEEEKTRNGRQFHWFLDEKPLKVEGSWMRVGLDQLEHI, translated from the exons ATGATGATGGGAGAAGGCAGTGGGCGTCCCTTCACAGTCACCCAATTGCAGGAGCTGGAGCTTCAATCCCTCATCTTCAAGTGCTTGGCATCCGGCACCGCTCTGCCTCCTGATCTCACCCTTGGCCTCGGGAGAAGCTTCCTCTTGCCGTTTCTTCCTCATTCCTCCTCGGTGGACGCAGAGCCAGGGAGGTGCCGGAGAACTGACGGGAAGAAGTGGAGGTGCTCCAAGGCGGTCCACCCAAACTCCAAGTACTGCGACAGGCACATGCACAGGGGAAAGAACCGTTCGAGAAAGCCTTTGGAATTGCTGTCCTCATCAACTGTGCTTCACACCCACAGTTTCCTCCTCCCCTGCTCTTCCTCACCATTTCATAAATGCAG TGACTTTAAGGAGTTCGTGAATGGATATCCTTCATTTGGTGGACAGGTTGAGAAATTAGAAGTGAGCTCTGCCGAGGAGGCAAGACAGAGGTATGGCCACAGGCAAGTCGTTCATGCTCACTCTGGAATTTGCTTAGCAGAGGAAGATAAAGAGAAGGAACGCTTGGAGTTCGGTGCTCACTTCGAAGTTGCTAATTTGGAGGAAGAGAAAACCAGGAACGGTAGGCAATTCCACTGGTTCCTTGATGAGAAGCCTCTCAAGGTTGAGGGTTCGTGGATGAGGGTGGGTCTGGATCAGTTGGAGCATATCTAG
- the LOC122029585 gene encoding E3 ubiquitin-protein ligase SPL2-like: MSSRNRELAAAIGRLAASCDGAILGLALAAVATASWVKYFATSAALGRIKAAPSASISGLRSILSDGEEEPILVVVRGRVQPTSAIEAHGIWGPFKREGVLTPHGSDESAVAILSTQTCLYNEWKGMLSWSLDLQSILFRTTKEQKSSSLRLVPFILVEDSAWPNSGYVHVNLDGSTQPLPLTTVYHELHPIQATPLTFFQVMLGSGYPVALLNEEKILPIGKEVTAIGICSIRNGAIEIKSSKDLPCFLADMTKDEIVTELNFNARILFWGGVLLGTLSVGILCYAIVRNLWRWKEWRLRRQIEDLEEAIVENSSEGEDVPDGQLCVICLTTQRRSAFIPCGHLVCCPPCAMHVARDRSPKCPVCRQTVRSSIRIYDS, from the exons ATGTCGTCGCGTAACCGTGAACTGGCGGCAGCCATCGGGCGCCTCGCCGCGTCCTGCGACGGCGCTATCCTAGGTCTCGCCCTTGCGGCAGTCGCCACGGCCTCCTGGGTCAAGTACTTCGCTACCTCTGCTGCCCTTGGCCGCATCAAGGCTGCCCCCTCCGCCTCCATCTCCGGCCTCCGCTCTATCCTATCCGATGGAGAAGAGGAGCCCATCCTGGTTGTCGTCCGAGGTCGTGTCCAGCCAACCTCCGCCATAGAGGCCCACGGCATCTGGGGACCTTTCAAGAGAGAGGGTGTCCTCACTCCCCACGGCTCCGACGAGAGTGCTGTTGCGATCCTCAGCACCCAGACG TGTCTTTACAATGAATGGAAGGGAATGCTCTCGTGGAGTCTTGATCTCCAGTCCATTCTTTTCAGAACAACCAAGGAGCAAAAGTCAAGCTCATTGAGATTG GTTCCATTTATTCTCGTTGAAGATTCTGCGTGGCCTAATTCAGGCTATGTTCATGTTAATTTGGATGGTTCAACCCAACCATTACCTCTGACTACAGTTTATCATGAGCTGCACCCTATTCAAGCTACTCCTTTAACATTCTTCCAGGTCATGCTTGGCTCTGGATATCCT GTGGCACTGTTGAATGAAGAAAAAATCCTTCCAATTGGGAAGGAGGTCACTGCAATTGGCATCTGCAGCATTAGAAATGGCGCCATAGAGATAAAGTCATCCAAGGATCTTCCTTGTTTCTT GGCTGACATGACAAAGGATGAAATTGTAACTGAACTTAATTTCAATGCAAGGATCTTATTCTGGGGTGGTGTTCTGCTTGGAACACTGTCTGTTGGTATATTATGCTATGCCATCGTCAG GAACTTATGGAGGTGGAAAGAATGGAGACTAAGGCGACAAATTGAAGACTTAGAAGAGGCCATAGTGGAAAACAGCTCTGAAGGGGAGGATGTACCTGATGGGCAACTTTGTGTTATTTGTTTAACAACACAAAGGAGATCTGCTTTCATTCCTTGTGGGCATCTTGTTTGTTGTCCTCCCTGTGCAATGCATGTAGCCCGTGACCGTTCACCAAAATGTCCTGTGTGTCGGCAGACTGTACGGTCCTCCATTAGAATATATGATTCTTGA